The DNA window AGATGAAATATGTTTGACGGATACTAAAACATTATATATGATATTTTAAACATTGCATAGTTGCAGTTTTTAAATTGATGATGTTGAGCCTGTCCCATAGTAATTCTATCATATTTATGCTTCAGAAGTTTAAGCCTGTAAACAGAACATGATTGTTGAAGTTTTTGCTAAAAAAGAGTTATAACTTTTAAGGCACAGCTTATCTAAAAGTATGACTTAAAAACCTCTGGGTGTAACCAATCACAGCAGGGTTCAGAGCTGTGTGATGATTTTTGTATTgaccaaatataaaacttgcAAACAACAGTCCTGTATTCTGGCACCTCTACAAAGAGTGTATTGTGCGGCACTGTAAACCTCAGTCTTACCCCATGACTCTGTTTCCTACAGCACCAGGCTGGTGGGCTGCTCTCCTGTATTCTGGGCCTGCTTTGTTTCCCAGCAAGACAATGGTCCCATTTAACAGATGACTCTGCtcttctgttgtgttgctgGTCGGCGTCCTGCACCCTCACATGGGGTCATTTTTTTTGGGCGGCATACCAGTGGCACGATGCTACAGCAAGTCTGTATCTGTGTTATGTCGGACATCAAACCTGTATGGTGCTAAAATCCTGTAACGTAAACATCAAAGTTTGGGACACTTTTCCTGCTGGGAAACAAGTGTGCGTTTTTATGAATCAAAACCAGATAAACAAGAAACCATCCATTCACATATTAAGTTAACTGGGAAAATACTGTTGGAAAAGGGAGGATTTTccattcaaattttatttttggatctatctatatatatactgtgtataacTAGTGATCAAATGCTTAATTTGGAGTAGAAACACATCTAtaaggatttatttatttcgttGTTTGACTTATAGACGTATAGTAGgatttaattataaaataatttaaaaaaggtatttttgttttaaatgaactaCAGCTGGTGATCAGTTAGAATATATTCAACCTCTTTGAGTGATGGATGATGACCCCTGACCTATGGAGGCCCAACATCCTTACTgatttgtggttttgtgttttcaaggTATGTAATTGGCTGTACCCACTGACAGTAGAAACTCCAGTGCTGTTGGCCAACTCCGGGATCTTCATGTTCCCTGACTCCTTGGCAAATACTCCAGGGTCCTACGTGGGCATAGTGCTGTCCTCTGAACTGCCCGCTGCCTACAGAGAGATGTTTGTGGACCTCCTATCACAGCTCACAGAACTCAGGATCCAGGTCAGGCTTTACTCTCAGTACGGAGCTTATGTAAGGAATGGTGTGGATAGAGCATGCAAAATGTTTCAGGGTTTTTTCGTGCCTCATAGTATAAAACATCCTGACTGTTGCACTTCTGCATTTGCATTTCCATGATGCTGTGCtgttgaaagtgaaaacacattttctgatgtTATCAGGATGTTACACTAAATGCCCTACTCTTTtgagatatacagtatgtgccaCTTTTATCCCTGGAAAACAGTTGTAAGAACAAAATACTTCCTACTTCAGTGGGAActattttaaaagcagaaagtAGTTATCCTGTTGCCGGTACAAAGACCTCATGTCATGGGAACGTACGCACAGTTTAAATGCAGAATATGATGATTCCTTTCATGACAGCTGACatatgtgtaaatgtatttcCTGACAGGGTCcagaggggtcagaggtcatcaaCCTGAGTATGAAAGTCCCCCTTGGTCCCATGGAACAACAGACAGGACTGACAGGGGAGAAGGAAAAACCACCACTTCCTGCATGGAGTGAGAAGATGGCACAAGGAATCCTGACAGGTTTGTTAAGGCTGTGTGATCTGTATAGAAAATGGCCACTGGAGGGTGGTGTTTACTGATGCATCAAGTAAGGAAATTGTCGCCGCATTTGATCATTTGACAACACAACCACTTCCCAGTGAATATTTAACGagcaaaatatgttttcaggaGCATCACGGTTAAGTCAAGGGCTTGTTAAAGGAGCAGAGGCCACAGGTCGGGCCATTCATAAAGGAGCGGCCAAGATCCGGGACCACGTCACGCCTGAGGAAACCCCCTCAGAGGTCAGCCCCGGGGTCAACAAAAGTCTGCAGGTTGCTAAACAGGCCACTGGGGGTGCTGTGCGAGTCAGCCAGTTCTTGGGTAAGGACTTGAGCCAATACatgaaaaacaagacaacacaaTATAAGTACAACCATACAAACTGTACAAGAACTAGATTTCAGTTTGAGTGCATGAACATGATGATAAAGATACAAACACTTGAAGTAAATCTCGATAAACCtttaattttccttttatttcacttaCTGGAGACTGCTGTGgctgtatatctgtgtgtatgccTCTCCCTGTATGATTATTTATGTTCACAGTTAATGGAGTGAGTGCAGTGGCAGGACATGTGGCAGACAAGGTGGCTccacatgttaaaaaacatggtgCTAAGCTGGTCCCAGAGTCCATGAAGAGCAAAGATGGCCAGCCTTCGAATTTGGATGGAGCCAAGTTAGTGGCAGCCACAAGTGTTCAAGGTATAAACCTGAGAACAGGAATCAAGAATCAAGTTATTTGATTACTTACATACACTTATATAAATGTACATAATGTTCTCATCATCTCAgtctattttaaaatgttgaaatatcatttttaatcctgttaaatctttttttaagagCACTcaaaatttattttcatttacattcaaaCTAGGTTTTTCTACTGTTTGGTCCAGTCTGGAAAATGGAGCAAAGCTTGTTggcaaaagtgtttcagccGAGACCGTCAAAACTGTGACCTACAAGTAAGTTCCGACATTTACAACATCTGCCTCTAGATAGAAATGTTCTAATTGTATTGGATGATTGTCGAGCTTTCGTTCAGCATTagaacagaaaccatctttacaGTTTCCTACTGTGTTGCTTTCCTCTTGGTACGCTGGGAAACTGACCTGCTTTCACACCCTTTCCTTTTCAGATTTAGGGGCTTAGCGAGTCTATTTAACATGTCCAGCAACATCTGACTGCACGGGGGAGTAAAGGCAAATACTTGTGAACTAACTGCCGATCCTGTTCAATACTTTTCACTCCTCTCACTCTCAGATCAAGTCAGAAAATGACCCAAAATAAGGCAAAATCCTAATCTAAGCAACAGCTTACACAGAAATtgtatatgtttgtattttgagtTATTTTTTGACTTTGTACAGTTGAATCCTctggtgtttgtctttctgtgctACCTGCAGTGTCTTCTGGTGTTGGGTGGTGATGCTGTTCACATTATCTGTAACATTTTCTCTTGCTTTGTTACTAATTAAACTGCTACACAGCGTTTTATGACTGTGACTTTTTCTTGAACTACGGTGCGTTGACTAAAACTGGCGACAGAATGAACATCACGTACTTGCCTAGAATTTCATTTCCATACACATCCTCcacatgttatttatttacaccAAACTACTCTTCCCTAACTCTACCGTATCATCCGTGGTGAAGGTACGGTAATGATGCAGGTGAGGCCACAGACACAGCTCTGCGGTCGGTGGTCAATGTCGGTGTCACTGCGTACAACATTGACAATCTGGGCTTCAAAGCCTTCCTGAAGAGCGCAGGCAAAGAGACGGCCAAGGCCATGGTCAAAAGACCAGACGGACAGTCATCAGACACTGAGGCGAAGGAGGCGCCGAAGAAAGAAgataaagagatgaaaaaataagATTTCCACAGGACGTGCTTTAGTGCTGTGGTGGGTCACTTCCTTATTTGTagatttataaaagaaaatataggGCATGGTTTTAgaagagatgttttttttataagaTAAGgaactaaaaacaaataaacaaactcagGTATTAGCCTGAATCAAAGTCCAGATCTAAAGCTATTtaagttatttatatatatggttTTGTATTGTTCAATGTGAATTTAAACTTTTAGACAAAACTACTGATACTTGTATTGTAGAACTGTAagcttttcattgtttttgtgtctctctctctgtatgtgtgtgtatacctcCTCTATATTAAGATCTGTATGAATCGTgtgttgaatataaaaataacagaaatttCACATTTAACTGTGATTATTTGACACTTTTTTTGAAGCGTATGGTAggtctatgtttttttttagagagggataaaaaaacaagataagataaaataagattatCCCTTATTTAACGTACAACAGGGACATTTGCAGCATTTCAGCAGCATAGcgaaaaattaagaaaaatcaataaaaagtaaCGAATAAATAAACCTACAACATAAACATAAGGAAATGTGTAAGACAAGCAAACATTTATACAATACAAGAATTATTTTACAGATATTGACATTGCACTGACAAAAATATTGCacagtttaaatgaaaatacactagaacaacaacacaaacatggatgttcagagaacagaggagtcatttctcttttttcaaaaCCAGAaggaagacatttttaaatccacatttcAATCTCCCGCCAAATGTGTTGCGTTATTTCCGGCGCGGGCCTGAAAGTAGCCGGAAGTAGGGGTCTCCATGGAAACCCCGTGGCACAAACTTGCTGTCGGTGTGTTCAGACAGAAACATGGCTGCAGACAGCGAGTTCAGCAAATACGATGCGAGTCGCCTGCAGGAGGaaatgcagcaggagaaggagacGAGGTGAGTTGGTGTCTGAAGTTATGTGAAGGAGTTTATCACCGACTGTGGAATCAGCGTCGTGTCGCTCTTCGTTCCAGAGAAATGCTGGAGGAGTCGGTGTGTGACCTGCGGGGCACGATGTGTGAGCTGCAGGAGAGACTCCACAGTGTGGATGGAGAGGGTCAGTACCATAGAGCTATCGCTGTTTACACTGAGCTACATGCTAAGTTAGTTAGCCCTCTGGAATTGTCTTCTAAAGTTGAAGTctgaaaatgtgtcacatgaTCATGGAAGTTACACTAAAGaaagatggatgggtggatcaTGGATACATGGGGGGATAAATGGATggggggatggatggataaatgcATGGGTGGTGGATGGATTGATAGAGGGATGATTCAGAATGCCAAAAATCAAGATTCAAGATATAAAAGtaagttaataaataaaaatataaattattatcaaCGAAAGCTAACTGGAGTCAGGAGATAACAAACCTGGAGAACAGTCAATGAAACCAGATTAAAGCTGCAACTTTAATTACAAAGAAAATTGTCATGCATTAAGCTTGAAGATTCAAAAATTTCAGATATTTATCAGTTTAACATTTAGAGAATTGGTTTAATAAATGGCTGCTTTCTCTGAAGTAAGTGAGTAACCAGCTAAGATGACTCCAATACACAACCCTGAAGCTcagtcaataataaaaaaaaaaggttctccATCAACAAGGGGAGAATTCATTGTAAAGAAATCTTTAGCTTAGCTGGTGTCCTCTATTTTCTACCACTGTCCCTCTTCAGGGTTGTTTCTAAAGAAATGTGACAGTTTCCTCTGTCTATCCTTATGCACCAGGTAACGAGTGGAAGACGAGGTACGAGACGCAGATAGAGCTAAACGGACAGTTGGAAAGACAGATCTCACTCATTCATGAGAGACTGGAGGACCTGCGAGGGAACCCCATGGGTAAGTTCCAGCTCTTAAAGGCAGTAAATCAATCGCAGTGATCAAACGTAAAAAAGCATAGccatcaacaaaaaaatatggCGTCCCCACTCACTCTCATTCCCCCCATGCAAAGGTGAAAAGGTGCTCATATAACCTAAAAACCCCGCCCATATCCCATATGACCTACTTCCTGCCAAATTAATATCATCACAAATAgacaataaataacaaataatccAAATgatacaaaaaatacaaatccatTACAGCTCACATCATAACcagaaaaataatattattattcttatgcaCTGTCAATCAGggtatatatataattcataaTGTTCCCTTTAGAAAGATGCATGTGGaaattcaaatataatatatatttattcatatatatttatccATTGTAAGtttttatatattgtgtttgtaCGTGATGTTCACTTTCTTGTTTTTCACAGATCGATTGGCCTCCATCAGGTCTTATGATGACATGGCAGTAGTGAGTGATCtgtttttcactgtgttgtgAGGTTTGATGATGAAACACAGAGCTGGAGGTGTATATAAGTTCACACCAGCAGAGAGAGCCAGAGACGcagaatgggggggggggggggggcgggagACTGGCAGCACAGAGAGAATTGTAACAACAGATTCCCTCCGTCCTCTCCACTGATGCACCAGTTTAATCACAGCACTATAATCACAGGATTACAAACCATGGGAGAGTGATGCTCACTAATTACGACGAGTTACCCCGCATACATGAATTCGCACCACAACCCAAACGCTTCTCTATACAGACTAActatgtgtttgtgcttgtgccTCGAGGCAGAACTAACAGATGCTCATTAGTGGAGCCATGACCATGACAGTGACCGGAGATCAGGAGTCAAACTGTGAGAGTGACACTAACACAGACTGAATATGTGAGAAGAATATGGATTATTTTCAAttactgaaaaactgaaatctgAACTTAATTATTCATCAGCAAATTGATTTATCTCTGTTTGATGCCATAACTGATACTTTTAATAACATATACTTTGAGTTAGTATGCGAACTTGTGGAGGCCTGAGATTCTGATCATCATAGGCTTTAGATCTGCTCCATAAGTGCTGAGATAAGGTTGTGAAGATCCATCCAAGCATGTTGCATTGTTTTTTAACCACACAcgctcacccacacacagaaacgGTGAAAACAACATGATGCTTTAAACGTGCCATGCTTGCATACAGTATTTGAATAAGCAGGATTAGCATATGTATTTCAAATGTGTACATGCAAATGTAACTGCAGCCTGCAGGTATGCGTAAAATACTTTCCTGAGTTAAAAACACGCGACTGGTTCTTACAAACaggagacattttaaatgttgcatctttaaatacacaataaatCTCTCGCATTTACACGTTTTCCTGCAGGAAACATTGAGACAGCGTCTGAAGCTCCTGAGCGAAGAGAAGTCCGACCTCCAGACTCAGCTGATGGACTGTCACCTCAGAACTGAACAGGAGGGAAAGGTGTTGGTGAAGTTGTTGTCGCTGATAGAGTTACAGTGACATGGAATTTCTGTGGAGCATTACCGAAGGTCACAATGTGTCCTGGTCCAGTTTGATTATTTCTTAGACAATCAGCTTAAAATTCTCCCATGTAACacataataaaaagacaaattaccATCATTAGCAAAGAATTGAAAAAGATTTGtctgatatttcttttttgcatTCTTTTTGCCTTGTGCTGCTGCGACTGGGCCAATATGCTCTTAGGTTAGTGATTTGGTTCTTTGTTTATTGTTCTGCTCAACAAACAGCACGATTTTAGATGAATGAAGATTTAACGCACAACACGTGCAACCACTAATTCCCTGTTGTAATCTGCTGCTCATTAACATTgtagaaaatacacacacaacaagcacaTTACTGACAGCTCCTCTGTTTCTTTCAGGCATTTCATAAAACCAACGATGAGAGACGGGCGTATCTTTCAGAAATTGCCAAGGTAAGCGTCCTCCTTCATCCGTGATAGACAAGTGCTCACAACTCCTGACAGTTCAATGTCACGTCGCTCTCAAACCAATATATTGACTACAAATAATGGATATTCTTAATATAGCAGCCTGAAGAATGGCTGCCATGGTAAAGTGCTACAAAAGTACAGTAGagtgcagagagcagcaggttTAATTCTGATGTTGCATTCATCCTCTGGAGCTGCTCTGTTGTGTAACAAGCGGGTCCCTGTTCAGTGAAAAGAGTTACTCAAGGTCTTTCTGCCTTATGCTGCAACATCAAGGTTTCCTGCAGGGCTGAAGGAAATACAGCTGCATCTCACACATTTCCCTCAAAAACAGTTTAGAATCACATATTTCTATATGTTGAAGCTTTTTCACAACGTgtgaccaaaacacacacacacacacacacacacacacacacacacacacacacacacacacacacacacacacatgcagtgcatAATTATACGTCTGAACTGCTTGGAACTGTAATTTCTCACGAACTGTCCCCAACTGCCACAGCTGTCCTCCACCATCGATGCCCAAAGAAGACAGTACTCCACCCGACCACATGGGGCGCTAGACAGCAAACTGAGAAGCTCAGTGAGGCAAAACAGGTAGAGGTGATGGACACAAAAATATGAGCTGTGGTGCAGAGAACAAAATGACTGAATACGTGAATAAAAACAGGATATTATTGGGGAACACTTGTTTGAGGTTGTGTTTATTATGAATTATAGAATTCAATATCAGTTTGTTTgtactttcactttttaattgGGTTTATTTATAAGAAACTACACAATGATCATAATACAGTATGAAAATGGAAATATCCAATTTAAAACAGCAAATGAATCATTATGTAAATAATAGAGTTATTGCTTTATTTAGGAACAATCTTTCATGGTGACCTGAgaataaagagagacagacaagtcACAAAAATGTCAGTTTGTATCTCCTTGATTATTTTACTCCATTTACTGTGAGTAGATATCATCGTAGTATTTCCTTGCAACTGATGTGTTTTGGGCCTAGATTTAATATTACAGTTGGTGCACAAGCTCTCTTGATATGTAGCTAATAAATTAatcatgctgcagaaatgagCGCAGCCTTCATTCACATActgcagttttttaatttcttcctctcatctcttgGTGTGTAGAGgaaagcagagcagcaggaacGCAGAGGCATATTctaagaaaggaaaagaaagagatgaagaagatggaggaggagcgCACGTGAAAGGAGGAGGTGGTTGTGGAgcaacagcagagaggagagaagaggagaggtcCCACAGGGGAAGCAGGTTACCCACCCTAAAGCACTATACCTGAAACACAATCCCTGACCCTGATGTTAGAGGCCCTTTCTTAAAATCCAGTCATGTTGCTCTCTTATACGTATGATGGACATTTTCTATATACTGTTTTatttgtgcatttcattttgtaCTTACACTTCCGTCAGATTCATATGTTTTTGTAAACAATTCTCAAAAGCTGATTGTGAGGAAACAAAGTGATTCTTAGGTTTTCTACCCATGTGCCACAGCCAGTATCACAATTCAGTGTTTCACTGAACTCACGgtataaaatgtcatatttataaTGAAGTCTGGCATCTCTATAGGGAGACATATTAGAGATGGTGGCTACTACAAGCTTTGAGCGCAGTGATGTATTTCCATAGGTGGCAGAGGCCTGCTGAGTCTGACATTTCTAGTGTCACTGCAGTTTACACATCTCCTACAATTTACAGTAGATTATGTAAGCAGCTCCACATCCACCTCTCTCTGTATGTAGTTCATCTGCAGAGCAACAGAGTCTCCCTCATCCCGCCCACAGACCACCTTCACAAATGTGGGAGTAAGAAATCTGTGTCCAAGTAAGACGCGGTAGTGAATGTGAAAATTGCCAGAAGCCGTTTCATTCGTGTTTTGTGGAGAGGTGCGGAGGATGggttcagttcctgtcagcttCAAAAC is part of the Paralichthys olivaceus isolate ysfri-2021 chromosome 15, ASM2471397v2, whole genome shotgun sequence genome and encodes:
- the sparta gene encoding spartin a — encoded protein: MVEPAELLLIKDQYEMAFHSLSRGLTAQEAGERAEALEYYRKGRQHLTQGVEIPTGGERHHGAAWDTARQLQQKMRDTLSTVNTHLSDLETSQPTEGDQRQRLLLELNSQPPNSSLLHLYPTIPPTQSTTPTPITLPPRPVSSPLYRYSLSTAAPGAIAMANPGDQPPAYTPNPTDGHSSLAYGPAGAGLWSGQPSRVVAAGRDGNELLFVPSGVQMFFVAPNGQVSSLSNPGFLRIITFDAENKDSTAGKPSAFLHVCNWLYPLTVETPVLLANSGIFMFPDSLANTPGSYVGIVLSSELPAAYREMFVDLLSQLTELRIQGPEGSEVINLSMKVPLGPMEQQTGLTGEKEKPPLPAWSEKMAQGILTGASRLSQGLVKGAEATGRAIHKGAAKIRDHVTPEETPSEVSPGVNKSLQVAKQATGGAVRVSQFLVNGVSAVAGHVADKVAPHVKKHGAKLVPESMKSKDGQPSNLDGAKLVAATSVQGFSTVWSSLENGAKLVGKSVSAETVKTVTYKFRGLASLFNMSSNI
- the ccdc169 gene encoding coiled-coil domain-containing protein 169 — encoded protein: MAADSEFSKYDASRLQEEMQQEKETREMLEESVCDLRGTMCELQERLHSVDGEGNEWKTRYETQIELNGQLERQISLIHERLEDLRGNPMDRLASIRSYDDMAVETLRQRLKLLSEEKSDLQTQLMDCHLRTEQEGKAFHKTNDERRAYLSEIAKLSSTIDAQRRQYSTRPHGALDSKLRSSVRQNRGKQSSRNAEAYSKKGKERDEEDGGGAHVKGGGGCGATAERREEERSHRGSRLPTLKHYT